A stretch of Pristiophorus japonicus isolate sPriJap1 chromosome 10, sPriJap1.hap1, whole genome shotgun sequence DNA encodes these proteins:
- the LOC139275172 gene encoding ras-like protein family member 11A translates to MRFHNMSTSLLLVPIPESCDNVLNRDIKIAVLGSSTVGKTALIVRFLTKRFIGDYESNTGNLYSRLVHIEGEQLSLQVQDTPCIQVQGECARFPDLVSRCVHWAEGFILVYSITDYNSYKLIRPLYQHIRKMHPDTKVPVIIVANKSDLLHARQVQTNDGIQLANELGTTFLEISTRENYEDVYDVFQHVYREVSKLHMNNNGEKRRGSIIPRPKSPNMQDLKRRFKQALSSKVKSGTTL, encoded by the exons ATGCGTTTCCATAATATGTCGACTAGCTTACTATTAGTCCCGATACCTGAGTCGTGCGATAATGTGCTGAACAGGGATATCAAGATCGCAGTTTTAGGATCAAGCACTGTTGGGAAAACAG CCTTGATTGTTCGGTTCTTAACAAAAAGGTTTATTGGTGATTATGAATCAAATACAG GCAATCTTTATTCAAGACTAGTTCATATTGAAGGAGAACAGCTTTCACTGCAAGTGCAGGACACACCTTGTATCCAG GTTCAAGGAGAATGTGCCCGTTTTCCTGACCTTGTCTCCAGATGTGTTCACTGGGCAGAGGGCTTCATCTTGGTGTATTCAATAACAGACTACAACAGCTACAAACTGATTCGTCCACTGTACCAGCATATCCGCAAAATGCACCCTGACACAAAGGTCCCTGTGATCATCGTTGCCAATAAGAGTGACCTGCTGCATgccagacaagtccagaccaatgaTGGAATCCAATTAGCAAATGAACTTGGTACAACGTTCTTAGAAATCTCCACCAGAGAAAACTATGAGGATGTGTATGATGTTTTTCAACATGTTTACAGAGAGGTTAGCAAACTACATATGAACAATAATGGAGAAAAACGAAGAGGATCAATTATTCCGCGACCAAAGTCACCAAACATGCAAGATTTAAAACGACGCTTCAAGCAGGCTCTTTCTTCCAAAGTGAAATCTGGCACCACTTTATGA